The genomic window ACtatatgtacgtatttaCATATGATTACgctgaaaaagaaaaaaaataataaaataaaaaagcgaTATAGGATGCTTATGTTACATTTCCATAACTTCATGTGAACGTTCGGTAGGAACACAGAGAGGTAAGTTCCCTTCTATAAAACAGgagcaatttttattttttctctacatGTGGAAAACTGTTTCTTTTAAATTctctacatttatttttttttcacgtttttttttttttttttacaaataaaaatgtatgtatgctGCGCATGTATACATTATGTACAGATACTGTACGAGGCGCACAAATCGcgtgaacatatttttataacgGATTGATCATTTTATGGGATGTGATAATAATTTCTCGCGTAACCTGATCTAATTTGCTGCGCGAGGATGACACAGATTCGCACTACGCAGTGTTACGACCCGTGCGTATGAACGAAGTTGGGCGCTGAGCATTGTTGTTACGCGTGTCACAagtatgcacaaaaaagTACGCATATTTGATCTGcctattattttatatgcctacttatatatgtgcatttattttttgttttgtgttGCATCCATTTGGTGCACAACGACGCGGCAAGTGTTGTAATTGCCCCGCCGTGGCGTGTATCCATCTGTGCACCGGAGCTCGCAAATGGGGAATCGCACAGGAGCGCCCCACACGTGAACACAAGTGTGGTGCTCATATGTGGTGACGTGGCTCGAAATTAACACCCTTTTTTAAGGCATTCTTAAGGCCTTTTTAAACCCCCCAGAACAGTTTTCCACATCGCAACAAATAGTTGCTCTGTGCATGTTGAGTTCCAAAGGTGGCATTTTAATTTACATCTATGTAACACTGCCACTAAGAagggaacatattttttttttttttttaaaagttaaCCCCCTTCGACTGCATGCAAAGTGGGCATATGACATTCGTCAATTTTACaagaatattcttttttttaaaaaaaaaaaaaagcattgcTCTGGTGTCGTGCGAATTTGAGCATTTTTGCGCATGTTGCCTTAtttaggttttttttttttttttttttaactttttgtGAATTAACGGAAAATAGGGTGTGGGAAGGGCGTCGTTCTGTTCTCCgcagagaggaaaaaaaaaaaaaaaaaaaaaatatatgtatatatatatatatatgtgttgtatatactatatatataacatgttatatatacaacatacatatattatataaatttatatgtacacggATTTGTAGAAGCTACGGCCCGTTTTAATCCATTTATGCCACTTAGCCTGTTTGTTCCATTtgaaatcctttttttttacctcccccttttttgcatacaACGGAGGGGAGTAGTAGTGTTATTCCCCTGACGGGCTGGTTACCTGGTTGACATATTCTTTGTAACGCGGCGCTGTGAAGTCACCACAAGTGGAAAACGCACCATTCGACGGTCGTACGTGGCACATTCCCCTGACATACACTCCATGACGTATGGATGTGTACTCGTCGATCCACACCATCCCCCTGCCATGTATCATCTTTACGCGTATGCAAACAAAGCGCTCAGGAGTGCCGTGTTATGTTCTCATAGAGATGTGTATGTGCAACAGGGGCATACACCCTTAcagcacattttaaaattgttccaTCGTTCCTCAACACGGTAACAATCAGCAGATCCATAACCATAAGGTGTAAACCTACCCAATCTGCATGCTTCCTGTGAATTGAATGCTGCATCGCGGTGAGAAGGAACATTTAAAAGGTAAACTGTGGTACAcccgttccttccaccaatgAGCAACAGATTTGGTTCTGACGTTTGATGGCCCCACGTATGTATTATTCCTCCTACTCGAAAACGTTCTCCCTGAACCATATGGGAACACAATGGAACACACAGTACGCAGCCCCGCAAAAGCGTAAAGCAtagtatacacacataattGACCGCGTATGTGTATGAATATCCATGCACATGGGGACTTTCCCATCCGACATTCACTCATGAGGAATGTGAACCTGGTTAGAAACTCCCCTGGTCATTTTTAATGGCATCGtacctttccccccttttaaaaataacattccagtaaatttttttttttaattccccgTATGCTAAAAAGTGATGCTTCGTTATGAAATCTTCAGTTCGCAGCCTCTCTTGGGCATATGTCCCCCCCGCATGATGGCCAAAATGTGCATccgaagggggaaaatatacatttataaagtggaggaatataaaaaaaaacctacaCATGGCACGCTGAGGGATAAGTGCACCCTCGTTGATACTACTTTGTGCGCTCCCCTTCGgtcatattttaaaaaggatcaatttttaaatgcttACGCGACGACGTCGTAAAGGTGTTCTCTCAAAAGAGCATACACAGGGTGACCGTTTTATCTGACCTCTGCGTccgtcgtttttttctttttgtttcgTTTGCCATAGTTGgcattaaaggaaaaggtcaATAATGAGTATCCTCGTTCTGCACACACCTGTTTacctcctccccttttttacgtACCACACGTACTGATAAGTTCGTGGTGTTATTCCGAAATGGAACTTTTAATGTACGATGGGGTGAAACACGTTCATGTGCTACCCATGAAGGTTATTCTGATTGGCCACCAAATGTGTTGAACTGTCAGAGGGAAAATCCCGTTTGAAGGGAGAACATGCACTGCGTTGTGTACGTGCAACAGCGCAGTGTTGTTTTGCATgcttagaaaaaaaaaaaaaaaatgtaaaactTGGCTAGCTGTAATCAAAATATGACCAATTCACATGAAcggttaataaaaaaatgcacattttaGCTAGCTGCCATCAAAATATGACAAATTTGTATGAacggttaaaaaaaaaaaaaaaaaaaagacgggGGAAGGTCATTCTGCGCAGCGAACATTACCGTTGTCTGCAAACGGGAATAAAAAGGGACTGCCATTTCGGCCATATGCCGTACACATGAACGTATGTTCAATTGGACACTTTTGCATCCATACGACTGGTGGACAATTTAAAGGACTCCGATCGAGGAAGCACACACACGGAAAGACGTaccaggaaggggaagaatatcTCTACGGGGCAATCCCTCACGCGTCACTTGTGTAATTCGCCAGTCTCCAAAGGTTTTCATTCTCTTCTTCAAAGGTATTCTTCCTGCAGTGGTGATGGTGAGGCGTGTAAGTGTCATCCACAAAAGGAGTGACTTATCCATTTACGACCGCTACTGCTATTGCATGCATTTATTTGTGCAGGCCATATATGACGCCCACGCACTCGTGTTGCAACTACCTGTACGCCACCCTCGTGTTGGGTATGTTCGTTTTCTCCGGGTGGTTTTCAAAATTTGTCACTCCATTAGTTGTGTCTGTGCCCAACCAGTGCTTCTTGAAGGATGGTTCGTACCCGCTGAGGGGGAgagtgaaaggaaaaagaagaagacatagttacatttttcctttttttttaccattttgcgAAATCGCAACAAGAGTGCTACttcaaatgaaagaagggCCAATTTATTCTCACCTCTGCATTACGGAATTCCTTGCTATTTCGCATAAGTCCACGGTGGTGAGCTTCCATATGTGCTTTGAAAGGGAAATACGAATGGGTGAAAGGCAAATGGGCAGGGGGGGGAATAAATGAGCAAAAGGGGATTCATCACTGGTGGGTACTCCTCATCCGTGGTGAGTATTCCCCACTCTTTGTGAACACTCCCCGTGAGAGTTATATTACCGCACACACGGAGTACTCCTCCAGCAGGGGCTCGTCCGTGAAGTGGAACATGAGAGGGTCGTCCGTGGACAGGGACACGTTAAGGCCAATTTTGAAGAAGCGCTTAAACGGGTTTTTCTCTACGGGGGTGGGGTGAAGGTAGTTTGGCATGTCTGAGCGATCGTCGGTTGGCAGTTCGCTGGCGAGGCGCATTTAAAAACAcacacgcatatatacatgagaAAAGGCAAAACCTCCTCCCGCGTGATGCACCCTGTTCGCAGTGAACCTTTCGCGAAGGACTACGTGGAGGCATACCGATCTGCAAAAAGAGGGCGTTGTTGGAGAGGGGCGAAACGGCCAACCCGATCTGCTTCAAATAGTAGAGGTACAGCAAAACGGGCGATTTCCTCAAATTTATTCCGTGGTTTATTCTGTCTGCCAGGAGGAACATGGTGGCTAGGTGGCTTATGTTTCCGATTTCGCCGCAGTGGGGTCTGCcataggggggaaaaaaggtatACCATGGGGGGACACATACAATATATGGCGTGCATGTGTACTCTTGAAGGGGAACATTGCACATCCTtaatggagaaaaatttttgcgaAATTGCTGAGGACATTGTAGGGGAGGATGGGTTCCCCTTGAAAATGCTACACGAATGGCGCGTACGCATTGACTCGCCATTTTTGGTGTACTCACCTGAAAGCCATGGGGCGGAGGTGCCGACTGACCAGAAAATCATTGAGGGTTCTTATGTTAGCGTACATGTAGTATGCGTAGTAGGAGTAGGGGGGGTTGTTCTCACTGGTGTATTTATCTGGAGTAGGAAGCTCGCCACCCCTGGAGGTGTATTTCGAAATGGCTGACTCATCATCGACGCTGTCCCAACCGACGACTTGCTGGAGGAAGGCAAAGATTTCTTTGTTCAGTTGTGGATTTTTTACAGCTTCAAAACAAGGTTGGAATATGTTACTTAGAAAATCTGCAAAGGAATTAATtagcttcctctttttatatatatggtaaaGTCTTGGCACTTGAATAATCCATCGTACAGAAGGACTGGACAGATTATTCTGTAGAACCCATTTGGCTAGctttttccattcatttGGGTTCTGTCCATATATAGATATACGCCACTCCACATGTTGATATTTCGATTtctctaaattttttatttcttgttTTGTAATTTCGGCTAGATATCTTCCTTCGATGTAGTTATCCgttttcaaaaatatttctcttAACAGTTTCTGTCCAAATGGGTTGTACTTATCGTTGAAGAGGTCGAACCTATGGAAGCAGCTTCCTAGCGCGCTAACGGCTAGTGTGTCTACGGTTGCTTCATATGCCGTTATCTTCAATTTCTGGTCGAAAATATCTTTAAGGGTCATTTTGCTACCATCTTCGTTCATATACACTACGGTGTTAGGTTCCGTTTTGTACTTATCTCTAATGAACCGTAGTAATACCTTCTGCTGCATGCAGGCTGAGTGGTGTACATGCGCATCTACCTTCCTAATGTTGTAGAAGTCCCTGTGTTTTATGTTAGCCGTTTCGCGTAACTCTAGAGACCCATTAAACATAAGGTGGAAATCGAATTTCTGTTCGAGGTACTTCAATCTTTGATAACAGAAACTTTTGCAGGCGGGGTCCTGCACGGCTTCCATTATTTCTTGAATGGCTGATAGGTACTCCTCCGTCGACTTGATGTTTGCGTGTTCTGGTAGCTTGTTCGCTTCGGTGCATTGGTCTTTACCTGTATA from Plasmodium coatneyi strain Hackeri chromosome 12, complete sequence includes these protein-coding regions:
- a CDS encoding Adenosine/AMP deaminase; the encoded protein is MKQPNINGDLGETLLKKKKKGWDILYETVMNASSHARIKYDENALVRKELPDLNSSSRFIFTLSSTGVIPREEVEVTKRILKLCNLRDEFIKPFIDIDTTLVEKRSYLNASEPKENEDTKSDEPIYNPSKVVILENCNAFLNFVDGIFFVHWNPEVDVGPKSKDQCTEANKLPEHANIKSTEEYLSAIQEIMEAVQDPACKSFCYQRLKYLEQKFDFHLMFNGSLELRETANIKHRDFYNIRKVDAHVHHSACMQQKVLLRFIRDKYKTEPNTVVYMNEDGSKMTLKDIFDQKLKITAYEATVDTLAVSALGSCFHRFDLFNDKYNPFGQKLLREIFLKTDNYIEGRYLAEITKQEIKNLEKSKYQHVEWRISIYGQNPNEWKKLAKWVLQNNLSSPSVRWIIQVPRLYHIYKKRKLINSFADFLSNIFQPCFEAVKNPQLNKEIFAFLQQVVGWDSVDDESAISKYTSRGGELPTPDKYTSENNPPYSYYAYYMYANIRTLNDFLVSRHLRPMAFRPHCGEIGNISHLATMFLLADRINHGINLRKSPVLLYLYYLKQIGLAVSPLSNNALFLQIEKNPFKRFFKIGLNVSLSTDDPLMFHFTDEPLLEEYSVCAHIWKLTTVDLCEIARNSVMQSGYEPSFKKHWLGTDTTNGVTNFENHPEKTNIPNTRVAYRKNTFEEENENLWRLANYTSDA